In Phycisphaerae bacterium RAS2, the DNA window ATGCAAACGTTGAATCAATCGCTTCAATCCGCGGTTTTGGAGTTGGTGCGCCGATGTCATCCCGCCATTTGTCGCGCGTGGTTTGGTGAACTGGTCGTCGAAGACGCCCAGGGAGGCGAAATCACCGTCGTCGCCGCCAATGCCGCGCAACTGACCTACCTGCTCGAGCACTGTCGGCGGCCGCTGGTCGAAGCGGCCCAGGCCGCCACGGGCCGGCTGGTCTCAGTGCGGTTCGTCCTGCCGGACGGCAGCGAGCCATCGACCGACGCCGGTGAGGAGGACGACGACCGCCCGTCCTTTGAAAAAGACAGTGGCATCTTTCGCATCCACGGCGACTACACATTCGACCAGTTCGTGGTCGGCTTGTGCAACCGCATGGCGCACGCCAGTTGCATGGCCGTCAGTGAATCGCCGGGCACGGTGTACAACCCTTTGTTCATTTATGGCAACGTCGGGCTGGGCAAGACCCACCTGCTCCACGCCATCTGGCACAAGGTCTTGGATCGCTCGCCAGCCGCGCGCGTCATGTACCTCTCCAGCGAAACGTTCATGAATCACTTCATCGAGGCGATGGAGAAGGGGGCTTTGGACAGCTTCCGCTTCCGCTATCGCCACGTCGATGTGCTCATGATTGACGACGTGCAGTTCCTCTCATCATGCGAGCGCACGCAGGACGAGTTTTTTCACACGTTCAATACGCTGTATCAGGCACACAAGCAGATCGTCCTCTCGGGTGATCGGCCGCCTTCGGAGATCGTCGGCCTGGAAGACCGCCTCGTCAGCCGATTCAACTCCGGCTTGGTGCTGCGGATTGATCCGCCCTGTCTTGAGACGCGCATGGCGATCATTCGCAAGAAGTG includes these proteins:
- the dnaA_1 gene encoding Chromosomal replication initiator protein DnaA: MQTLNQSLQSAVLELVRRCHPAICRAWFGELVVEDAQGGEITVVAANAAQLTYLLEHCRRPLVEAAQAATGRLVSVRFVLPDGSEPSTDAGEEDDDRPSFEKDSGIFRIHGDYTFDQFVVGLCNRMAHASCMAVSESPGTVYNPLFIYGNVGLGKTHLLHAIWHKVLDRSPAARVMYLSSETFMNHFIEAMEKGALDSFRFRYRHVDVLMIDDVQFLSSCERTQDEFFHTFNTLYQAHKQIVLSGDRPPSEIVGLEDRLVSRFNSGLVLRIDPPCLETRMAIIRKKCRARRMEIPEDVAMYLATRLKSNARELEGALNRLHSMSTLDSRIIDMNLARECLGQDSSEARRQIRVQDILGIVTEKFDVKLSDLQGRRRSRSIALPRQVCMYLARQLTSHSLEEIGGFFGGRDHTTVLHANRLITERRSADAAFQARLEDIEASLRQG